One window of Bacillota bacterium genomic DNA carries:
- the pdxS gene encoding pyridoxal 5'-phosphate synthase lyase subunit PdxS, whose amino-acid sequence MVEKGTWTVKKGLAEMLKGGVIMDVTTPEQAKIAEEAGACAVMALERVPADIRAAGGVARMADPTVILRIMDAVTIPVMAKARIGHFVEAQILEALGVDYIDESEVLTPADELFHINKHEFKVPFVCGAKNLGEALRRIGEGAAMIRTKGEPGTGNVVEAVRHMRAVMGEIRRLQNMPAEELMTAAKEMGAPYDLVVEVAKTGKLPVVNFAAGGIATPADAALMMQLGADGIFVGSGIFKSKDPAARAKAIVAATTHFNDPKVLAEVSRDLGEAMPGIEISTLSAAERMQERGW is encoded by the coding sequence ATGGTGGAGAAAGGTACCTGGACTGTGAAAAAAGGATTAGCGGAGATGCTCAAAGGCGGTGTCATTATGGACGTGACTACACCTGAGCAGGCGAAGATTGCGGAAGAGGCCGGCGCTTGTGCGGTTATGGCCTTGGAGCGCGTTCCCGCTGACATTCGAGCGGCCGGCGGAGTAGCTAGAATGGCCGACCCGACAGTTATCTTGCGTATTATGGATGCGGTAACGATTCCGGTTATGGCGAAAGCCCGGATTGGTCATTTTGTGGAAGCCCAGATCCTGGAGGCTTTGGGTGTAGACTATATTGATGAGAGTGAGGTTTTAACTCCCGCTGATGAACTCTTCCATATTAATAAACACGAGTTTAAAGTTCCCTTTGTGTGCGGGGCGAAAAACTTAGGTGAGGCACTGCGGCGGATCGGCGAAGGCGCGGCGATGATACGGACTAAAGGCGAACCCGGTACCGGTAATGTGGTGGAAGCCGTCCGGCACATGCGGGCGGTGATGGGTGAAATTCGCCGGTTGCAGAATATGCCAGCCGAGGAATTAATGACCGCCGCCAAAGAGATGGGTGCTCCCTATGACTTGGTAGTCGAAGTGGCTAAAACAGGTAAATTGCCGGTTGTTAATTTCGCGGCTGGTGGCATCGCTACCCCAGCTGACGCGGCACTGATGATGCAGTTGGGTGCAGACGGAATCTTTGTTGGTTCAGGTATCTTTAAGTCCAAAGATCCCGCGGCTCGGGCCAAGGCCATCGTAGCGGCGACGACACACTTTAACGACCCGAAGGTTCTGGCAGAAGTGTCCCGCGACCTGGGTGAAGCTATGCCCGGTATCGAAATCAGCACCTTATCAGCTGCAGAGAGGATGCAGGAACGTGGGTGGTAA
- the pdxT gene encoding pyridoxal 5'-phosphate synthase glutaminase subunit PdxT, whose protein sequence is MKIGVLAMQGAFLEHCRMLNECGCETAEIRKVEHLEDLDGLIIPGGESTTIGKLLNEFGLFEPILHRARAGMPIYGTCAGMILLAKDIVNSTQPRLGLMKIRVKRNGFGRQVDSFETDLKVRGIGNQPFRAVFIRAPYVESVEPGVEVMAEFEEKIVCVRQGNFLASAFHPELTGDKRIHEYFVNMVEEARRKSH, encoded by the coding sequence ATCAAAATCGGCGTGCTGGCCATGCAGGGGGCTTTCCTTGAGCACTGCCGCATGTTAAATGAGTGTGGCTGCGAGACGGCGGAAATCCGTAAGGTGGAGCATCTTGAAGACCTTGACGGGCTGATTATTCCTGGCGGGGAGAGCACCACCATCGGGAAGCTTTTGAATGAATTCGGACTATTCGAACCGATCCTGCACCGGGCTAGAGCTGGGATGCCGATCTACGGGACCTGCGCAGGGATGATTCTCCTGGCGAAAGATATTGTCAATAGTACCCAACCCCGTTTGGGGTTAATGAAGATACGGGTGAAGCGAAACGGTTTTGGTCGACAGGTCGATAGTTTTGAAACCGATCTAAAGGTCAGAGGTATTGGCAACCAACCGTTCCGAGCGGTGTTTATCAGGGCGCCGTATGTAGAATCAGTTGAGCCAGGGGTTGAGGTCATGGCCGAGTTTGAGGAAAAGATCGTTTGCGTCCGACAAGGTAACTTTCTGGCCAGCGCCTTTCACCCTGAGCTAACAGGCGATAAACGAATTCATGAATATTTCGTTAACATGGTTGAGGAGGCCCGTAGAAAAAGTCATTAA
- a CDS encoding alanine--glyoxylate aminotransferase family protein, translating to MFLEKQYLHLPGPTPVPPRVLRALSEPMINHRGPEFKALIEEVTAGVKKVFQTENEVLIFPAAGTGGMEAAIVNFLSPGEKALVASIGVFGDRFADIARSFGIKVEKLDFPWGTAIDPEVLQQRIAADVNGEIKAVIVTHNETSTGVVNDLPAIRQAMGDHPALLIVDAISGLGAMDLQTDAWGLDVVVTGAQKAFMLPPGLTFLSVSPKAWMAAEKSTNTKYYWDVKAALKNLKKGQTPYTPALPLLTGLRESLRMIQEEGLPRIFARHRLMRDMVRAAMKALGLELLAVDQVASAAVTAVLPPAGIEANNLRKILKQKYNVVVAGGQQKLDNVIFRVGHLGYVQPLDMLAVIAAIEMALVDSGRKVELGSGLKAAQEVLLNSKL from the coding sequence ATGTTTTTAGAAAAACAGTATCTGCATTTACCAGGGCCAACGCCAGTACCACCGCGCGTATTACGTGCCCTGAGCGAGCCGATGATCAATCATCGAGGCCCGGAGTTCAAGGCCTTGATTGAAGAGGTAACTGCTGGTGTAAAAAAGGTCTTCCAAACAGAAAATGAGGTTCTGATTTTTCCGGCTGCCGGTACCGGGGGAATGGAAGCGGCGATTGTCAATTTCCTCTCTCCCGGCGAGAAAGCGTTGGTGGCCTCGATCGGGGTCTTCGGGGACCGCTTCGCTGATATTGCCCGTTCGTTTGGCATCAAGGTGGAAAAGCTTGATTTCCCCTGGGGAACGGCCATTGACCCTGAGGTTTTACAGCAGCGAATAGCGGCCGATGTTAACGGGGAAATTAAAGCGGTGATCGTCACCCACAACGAGACTTCTACTGGAGTAGTAAATGACCTGCCGGCCATCCGCCAGGCGATGGGGGACCACCCGGCCCTGCTCATTGTGGACGCGATCAGTGGCCTGGGGGCGATGGACCTGCAGACTGATGCCTGGGGACTGGATGTAGTAGTTACCGGGGCCCAGAAGGCGTTTATGCTGCCACCTGGTCTAACTTTCTTGAGCGTGAGTCCAAAAGCCTGGATGGCTGCCGAAAAGAGCACCAATACCAAGTATTATTGGGATGTCAAAGCGGCGCTGAAAAACTTGAAAAAGGGACAAACCCCTTATACCCCGGCCCTGCCGCTTTTAACTGGGCTGAGGGAGTCCTTGCGGATGATTCAGGAGGAAGGTTTACCAAGGATCTTTGCCCGCCATCGGCTAATGCGCGACATGGTGCGGGCAGCGATGAAAGCCCTTGGTTTGGAGCTGTTAGCTGTCGACCAGGTTGCTTCGGCAGCGGTAACGGCGGTTCTTCCCCCAGCGGGGATCGAGGCTAATAACCTGAGAAAGATCCTGAAGCAAAAATATAATGTCGTGGTGGCGGGAGGACAGCAGAAACTTGATAATGTCATCTTCCGGGTCGGACACCTGGGTTATGTGCAGCCATTGGATATGCTGGCGGTGATCGCAGCAATCGAAATGGCTCTGGTGGACAGTGGAAGAAAAGTTGAATTGGGTTCTGGCCTCAAAGCCGCCCAGGAAGTTTTGTTGAACAGTAAATTATAA
- a CDS encoding phosphoglycerate dehydrogenase — protein sequence MKVIIAERVADVCLEILRQELEVDVRFGIKQEELLDIIEDYDALIVRSVIKVNEELLKKAKKLKVVGRAGNGIDNIDVPACTRYGVLAVNTPESNTISAAEHTIALLLSAIRNIPRATQQLKSGGWDRTPFQGVELYGKTVGIVGLGRIGSMVATRLAAFGMKVIAYDPYITEERFKRFGAERITDLNELVRRSDVITVHTPRTEETMGMIGEEQFKVAKRGVIVVNCARGGIINEAALIKAMNEGIVAYAGIDVFEKEPSPGNPIFQLEKIAVTPHLGADTAEAQYRVGATIATQVLNALKGQIVPNALNLPTLLEEELAGVKPYLCLAEKLGKLYFQLEKEPVERVELMYYGEISKKEVDMVTVSFLKGLLEPVIGEKVNYVNAPLLAESRGIKVLTSKDERTKEGFVNLIEANVIGKTTRLHLAGTLSGNNEPRIVKVDGYATDITPTENVLFVENIDRPGVIGAFAIILGQKNVNIAMMQVGRQHKGETALMTLNVDNEVDVTTVQDLRKVDGILNVKVVKF from the coding sequence ATGAAAGTCATCATTGCAGAACGGGTCGCTGATGTTTGCCTGGAAATCTTAAGACAAGAGCTAGAGGTAGATGTTCGCTTTGGCATTAAACAAGAAGAATTACTTGATATTATCGAGGATTATGATGCCTTGATTGTTAGAAGCGTTATTAAGGTGAATGAAGAATTACTCAAAAAAGCCAAAAAGCTCAAGGTAGTCGGTCGAGCGGGGAATGGGATTGACAATATCGATGTACCGGCCTGCACCAGATACGGTGTATTGGCCGTGAATACCCCGGAGAGCAATACTATTTCCGCCGCGGAGCATACCATTGCCCTGCTTCTGAGTGCTATCCGTAATATTCCCCGGGCTACGCAGCAGTTAAAAAGCGGTGGTTGGGACCGGACACCCTTCCAGGGAGTCGAGCTTTATGGGAAAACCGTAGGAATTGTTGGCCTGGGACGGATCGGATCAATGGTGGCCACGCGCCTGGCGGCGTTTGGCATGAAGGTTATTGCCTATGACCCATATATCACCGAGGAGCGGTTTAAACGCTTTGGGGCGGAACGGATAACCGACCTAAACGAACTGGTCCGTCGCTCAGATGTCATTACTGTACATACACCGCGGACGGAAGAAACCATGGGGATGATCGGTGAAGAACAATTCAAGGTCGCCAAACGCGGGGTAATTGTGGTCAACTGCGCGCGAGGCGGGATTATTAACGAGGCTGCCCTGATCAAAGCCATGAATGAAGGAATTGTGGCCTATGCTGGCATTGACGTTTTTGAAAAAGAACCATCGCCGGGCAATCCGATTTTTCAACTAGAAAAAATTGCGGTGACACCTCACTTGGGGGCTGATACTGCCGAAGCCCAGTATCGGGTTGGGGCAACGATTGCCACGCAGGTTCTCAATGCCCTGAAAGGGCAAATTGTGCCGAATGCTTTAAATCTGCCGACTCTGCTAGAAGAAGAACTAGCGGGAGTGAAACCTTATCTGTGTTTAGCCGAAAAACTAGGCAAACTTTACTTCCAGCTAGAAAAAGAACCGGTTGAGCGCGTGGAATTAATGTATTACGGAGAGATTTCCAAGAAAGAGGTTGACATGGTTACAGTTTCCTTCCTTAAAGGTTTACTGGAACCGGTGATTGGTGAGAAGGTTAATTACGTTAATGCGCCGCTCCTGGCCGAATCACGCGGTATCAAGGTGCTGACCAGTAAAGATGAGCGCACTAAAGAAGGCTTTGTTAATCTCATAGAGGCCAATGTGATTGGCAAGACGACCAGGCTGCATTTGGCGGGGACGCTTTCGGGGAACAATGAGCCGCGGATTGTCAAAGTAGATGGTTATGCTACGGATATTACCCCGACCGAAAATGTTCTCTTTGTGGAAAACATCGACCGACCGGGGGTAATTGGTGCCTTTGCGATCATTCTCGGACAGAAGAACGTCAACATTGCCATGATGCAAGTTGGGCGTCAGCATAAAGGAGAAACCGCATTGATGACCCTCAATGTGGACAACGAAGTTGATGTGACAACCGTGCAGGACTTGCGTAAGGTTGATGGAATACTGAATGTGAAAGTGGTGAAATTTTAA
- the serS gene encoding serine--tRNA ligase, protein MLDLKFVRSNPDKVEAALRKRGSQVGLAEFLAVDEKRRKLLVEAEQLKNRRNVVSEEVGRRKKSGQDAQELIIEMREVSQRIKNLDDEIKELENELEKVLLTIPNIPHESVPAGADSADNPVVRTWGEVPKFDFAPKPHWEIGEDLDILDFERGAKLAGARFTVYKGLGARLERALINFMLDLHTTEHGYKEIFPPFMVNRDCMIGTGQLPKFEEDMFKVDKTDYYLVPTAEVPVTNLFRGEILDNDQLPIYLTAYTACFRAEAGASGRDTRGLIRQHQFNKVELVKFTRPEESYEELEKLTANAEQVLQRLGLPYRVVTLCAGDLGFSAAKTYDLEVWLPSFNTYREISSCSNFEDFQARRANIRYRPGPQARPQFVHTLNGSGVAVGRTVAAILENYQQRDGSVIIPEVLRPYMGGLARIAR, encoded by the coding sequence ATGCTAGACCTCAAATTTGTTCGTAGTAACCCAGATAAAGTTGAAGCAGCCTTGCGCAAACGAGGTTCCCAGGTCGGGTTAGCCGAGTTTTTGGCGGTGGACGAAAAACGGCGGAAATTGCTGGTTGAAGCCGAACAGTTAAAAAACCGGCGTAACGTGGTTTCAGAGGAAGTTGGCCGACGGAAAAAATCGGGCCAGGATGCGCAGGAATTGATTATTGAGATGCGTGAAGTGTCTCAACGGATAAAAAACCTCGATGACGAAATTAAGGAACTCGAAAATGAACTGGAAAAGGTCCTGCTGACGATTCCCAATATCCCTCACGAATCGGTCCCGGCGGGGGCCGATTCGGCGGACAATCCAGTGGTGCGGACCTGGGGGGAAGTGCCCAAGTTTGACTTTGCGCCGAAACCTCACTGGGAGATCGGGGAAGACCTGGACATTCTCGATTTTGAGCGGGGAGCCAAATTGGCCGGGGCGCGCTTTACCGTTTACAAAGGGCTGGGGGCCCGGTTGGAGCGAGCTCTGATCAATTTTATGCTTGACCTCCACACCACAGAGCACGGGTATAAAGAGATCTTCCCGCCTTTCATGGTCAACCGTGACTGCATGATTGGCACTGGTCAACTGCCCAAGTTTGAGGAGGATATGTTTAAAGTTGATAAGACTGACTACTACCTGGTTCCAACGGCGGAAGTGCCAGTAACCAACTTGTTTCGGGGAGAGATCCTGGACAACGACCAGCTGCCCATCTACCTGACAGCTTACACAGCCTGCTTTCGGGCAGAGGCTGGGGCTAGCGGTCGGGACACGCGGGGACTCATCCGCCAGCACCAGTTCAATAAAGTCGAACTGGTGAAGTTTACCCGCCCGGAAGAATCATACGAGGAATTGGAGAAGCTTACCGCGAATGCCGAGCAGGTCTTGCAGCGATTGGGGCTACCCTATCGGGTGGTGACTTTATGTGCGGGAGATTTGGGCTTTTCCGCGGCGAAAACGTACGACCTGGAAGTGTGGCTACCTAGTTTTAACACTTACCGTGAAATCTCCTCCTGCAGTAATTTTGAGGACTTCCAGGCCCGACGCGCTAATATCCGCTACCGACCCGGCCCGCAGGCTCGGCCGCAGTTTGTCCACACCCTCAACGGTTCGGGGGTGGCGGTAGGACGGACGGTGGCAGCGATCCTGGAAAATTACCAGCAGAGGGACGGTTCAGTGATTATTCCGGAGGTACTCCGGCCATACATGGGCGGACTGGCCAGAATCGCCAGATAA